One window of the Canis aureus isolate CA01 chromosome 1, VMU_Caureus_v.1.0, whole genome shotgun sequence genome contains the following:
- the SERPINB5 gene encoding serpin B5 isoform X1 — MECGSELTLRPTMDALRLANSAFAVDLFKQLCEKEPAGNVLFSPICLSTSLSLAQVGAKGDTANEIGQVLHFENIKDVPFGFQTVTSDVNKLSSFYSLKLIKRLYVDKSLNPSTEFISSTKRPYDKEMETVDFKDKLEETKGQINQSIKDLTDGRFENILADNSVSDQTKILVVNAAYFVGKWMKKFPESETKECPFRINKKDTKPVQMMSMEATFCMGNVDGINCKIIELPFQNKHLSMLILLPKDVEDESTGLEKVEQQLNSETLLQWTNPSTMANAKVKLSIPKFKVEKIIDPKASLENLGLKNIFNENTSDFSGMSETKGVALSNVIHRVCLEITEDGGDSIEVPGSRILQHKDEFNADHPFIYIIRHNKTRNIIFFGKFCSP, encoded by the exons GCCCACAATGGATGCTCTACGATTGGCAAATTCAGCTTTTGCAGTTGACCTTTTCAAACAACTGTGTGAAAAGGAGCCAGCGGGCAATGTCCTCTTCTCTCCAATCTgtctctccacctctctgtcACTTGCTCAAGTAGGTGCCAAAGGTGACACAGCAAATGAAATTGGACAG GtccttcattttgaaaatatcaaagaTGTACCCTTTGGATTTCAAACAGTGACATCGGATGTAAACAAACTCAGTTCCTTTTACTCGCTGAAACTAATCAAACGGCTCTACGTGGACAAATCTCTGAATCCTTCCACA GAGTTCATCAGCTCTACGAAGAGACCCTATGACAAGGAAATGGAAACCGTTGACTTCAAAGATAAATTGGAAGAGACAAAAGGTCAGATCAACCAGTCAATCAAGGATCTCACGGATG GCCGCTTTGAGAACATCTTGGCCGACAACAGTGTCAGCGACCAGACAAAGATCCTCGTGGTGAATGCTGCCTACTTCGTTGGGAAGTGGATGAAGAAATTTCCTGAATCTGAAACCAAAGAATGCCCGTTTAGGATCAACAAG AAGGACACCAAACCAGTGCAGATGATGAGTATGGAGGCCACGTTCTGTATGGGCAACGTTGATGGTATCAATTGTAAGATCATAGAGCTTCCCTTCCAAAATAAGCACCTGAGCATGCTCATTCTGCTACCCAAGGATGTGGAGGATGAGTCCACAGGCCTGGAGAAG GTTGAACAACAGCTCAACTCTGAGACGCTCTTGCAGTGGACCAATCCCAGCACCATGGCCAATGCCAAAGTCAAACTCTCCATTCCCAAGTTTAAGGTGGAAAAGATCATTGATCCCAAAGCTAGTCTGGAAAACCTAGggctgaaaaatatatttaatgagaaTACATCTGATTTTTCTGGAATGTCAGAGACCAAGGGAGTGGCCCTCTCCAATGTTATTCACAGAGTGTGCTTAGAGATAACTGAAGATGGTGGGGATTCCATAGAGGTGCCAGGATCACGAATCCTTCAACACAAGGATGAATTCAATGCCGACCACCCATTTATTTACATCATCAGGCACAACAAAACGCGAAACATCATTTTCTTTGGCAAGTTCTGTTCTCCTTAA
- the SERPINB5 gene encoding serpin B5 isoform X2: MDALRLANSAFAVDLFKQLCEKEPAGNVLFSPICLSTSLSLAQVGAKGDTANEIGQVLHFENIKDVPFGFQTVTSDVNKLSSFYSLKLIKRLYVDKSLNPSTEFISSTKRPYDKEMETVDFKDKLEETKGQINQSIKDLTDGRFENILADNSVSDQTKILVVNAAYFVGKWMKKFPESETKECPFRINKKDTKPVQMMSMEATFCMGNVDGINCKIIELPFQNKHLSMLILLPKDVEDESTGLEKVEQQLNSETLLQWTNPSTMANAKVKLSIPKFKVEKIIDPKASLENLGLKNIFNENTSDFSGMSETKGVALSNVIHRVCLEITEDGGDSIEVPGSRILQHKDEFNADHPFIYIIRHNKTRNIIFFGKFCSP, translated from the exons ATGGATGCTCTACGATTGGCAAATTCAGCTTTTGCAGTTGACCTTTTCAAACAACTGTGTGAAAAGGAGCCAGCGGGCAATGTCCTCTTCTCTCCAATCTgtctctccacctctctgtcACTTGCTCAAGTAGGTGCCAAAGGTGACACAGCAAATGAAATTGGACAG GtccttcattttgaaaatatcaaagaTGTACCCTTTGGATTTCAAACAGTGACATCGGATGTAAACAAACTCAGTTCCTTTTACTCGCTGAAACTAATCAAACGGCTCTACGTGGACAAATCTCTGAATCCTTCCACA GAGTTCATCAGCTCTACGAAGAGACCCTATGACAAGGAAATGGAAACCGTTGACTTCAAAGATAAATTGGAAGAGACAAAAGGTCAGATCAACCAGTCAATCAAGGATCTCACGGATG GCCGCTTTGAGAACATCTTGGCCGACAACAGTGTCAGCGACCAGACAAAGATCCTCGTGGTGAATGCTGCCTACTTCGTTGGGAAGTGGATGAAGAAATTTCCTGAATCTGAAACCAAAGAATGCCCGTTTAGGATCAACAAG AAGGACACCAAACCAGTGCAGATGATGAGTATGGAGGCCACGTTCTGTATGGGCAACGTTGATGGTATCAATTGTAAGATCATAGAGCTTCCCTTCCAAAATAAGCACCTGAGCATGCTCATTCTGCTACCCAAGGATGTGGAGGATGAGTCCACAGGCCTGGAGAAG GTTGAACAACAGCTCAACTCTGAGACGCTCTTGCAGTGGACCAATCCCAGCACCATGGCCAATGCCAAAGTCAAACTCTCCATTCCCAAGTTTAAGGTGGAAAAGATCATTGATCCCAAAGCTAGTCTGGAAAACCTAGggctgaaaaatatatttaatgagaaTACATCTGATTTTTCTGGAATGTCAGAGACCAAGGGAGTGGCCCTCTCCAATGTTATTCACAGAGTGTGCTTAGAGATAACTGAAGATGGTGGGGATTCCATAGAGGTGCCAGGATCACGAATCCTTCAACACAAGGATGAATTCAATGCCGACCACCCATTTATTTACATCATCAGGCACAACAAAACGCGAAACATCATTTTCTTTGGCAAGTTCTGTTCTCCTTAA